A stretch of the Vidua chalybeata isolate OUT-0048 chromosome Z, bVidCha1 merged haplotype, whole genome shotgun sequence genome encodes the following:
- the MLANA gene encoding melanoma antigen recognized by T-cells 1 encodes MPLVNRQNTGLKEILLQKPAITWYLNRPHQILQTLLRSVANTLMFEQDQPHKMPRRYNHLDSNYFKGKGHVYFAAEEALGIGLFILVLAILLAFGCWYYKRRSGYKSLHSKSSSVSTIRNVVGDGEILDCKMALQNYRDFNSVVPDAPPAYGKIAADQSPPPYSP; translated from the exons ATGCCCTTAGTTAACAGACAGAATACAGGTCTGAAGGAG ATTTTGCTTCAGAAGCCTGCCATCACTTGGTACCTAAATAGACCACATCAAATTCTGCAAACTCTGTTACGCTCAGTTGCAAACACCTTGAT GTTTGAACAGGACCAACCTCACAAAATGCCCAGAAGATATAACCACCTGGACAGCAACTACTTCAAAGGGAAAGGACATGTCTATTTTGCAGCAGAAGA AGCTCTGGGTATTGGACTTTTCATTTTGGTGCTGGCAATTTTACTTGCCTTTGGCTGCTGGTATTACAAAAGACGTAGTGGCTACAAAAGTCTGCAC AGCAAAAGCTCTAGCGTGAGCACAATACGGAACGTGGTGGGTGACGGAGAAATACTGGACTGCAAAATGGCTCTGCAGAACTACAGAGACTTTAATTCTGTG GTACCTGATGCTCCACCAGCTTATGGCAAAATTGCTGCAGATCAATCACCACCGCCTTATTCACCATAA
- the LOC128782507 gene encoding monocarboxylate transporter 13-like, translating to MQAKDSNQPDGGYGWVVVVSAFMVMGLTVAVLKTFGLLFVEIQQHFDELASTTSWITSVTIAVFHLGAPVASSLCVQYTHRTVVITGGLLAFSGMALGFFGLNMVWMYATTGFLQGLGISFSWTPAISIVSHYFSKKRALANAIASAGECAFAFMFGPFFQWLISQYGWKGALLIIGGIQLNICVCGVLMRPLASSCFLEASHCETETPSGNGACRRDKEDKSPIMHKTFNWMLVRRPEFVLYAIFGILAAMSFFVPPLFLVPLSYSLGIDESWTASLLSILAMVDFGGRLLCGWYANLHVTKTIHLLAMAITLISTSLMLLPLANNYLSLAIFTGFYGFFFGTTVAIHITVLADVVGMPEFDSALGLFMLIRSTGGFVGPPLAGLIVDMAGDYRAGFYMAGAILVLSAGFLIILDRLQQRKIRGSKIRTKPEQSTLPYPSLHILKHQTRRYGEHSVVV from the exons ATGCAGGCTAAAGACAGCAATCAACCAGATGGTGGCTATGGATGGGTTGTGGTAGTGTCAGCCTTCATGGTGATGGGCCTCACTGTTGCTGTCCTCAAGACTTTTGGTCTGCTCTTTGTTGAAATCCAGCAGCACTTCGATGAACTTGCAAGCACCACTTCCTGGATCACATCAGTAACTATTGCCGTCTTTCATTTAGGAG CCCCTGTTGCCAGTTCACTGTGTGTACAATATACCCATCGGACAGTTGTGATCACTGGAGGACTTCTGGCTTTTTCAGGAATGGCATTAGGATTTTTTGGACTCAACATGGTCTGGATGTATGCAACGACTGGCTTCCTACAGG GTCTTGGCATTTCCTTTTCGTGGACACCAGCCATTAGCATTGTTAGCCACTATTTCTCCAAGAAAAGGGCTTTGGCCAATGCAATTGCCAGTGCTGGAGAATGTGCCTTTGCATTCATGTTTGGGCCATTTTTCCAGTGGTTGATTAGTCAATATGGATGGAAAGGTGCCCTCTTGATCATAGGTGGCATCCAACTCAATATTTGTGTCTGTGGAGTATTGATGCGACCCCTGGCAAGCAGCTGCTTCCTTGAGGCCAGCCATTGTGAAACTGAAACACCATCTGGCAATGGTGCATGCAGGAGAGACAAAGAAGATAAGTCTCCCATCATGCACAAAACCTTCAACTGGATGCTTGTGAGGCGACCAGAATTTGTACTTTATGCCATTTTTGGTATATTAGCTGCTATGAGTTTTTTTGTTCCTCCATTATTTTTAGTTCCACTTAGTTACAGCCTGGGAATAGATGAATCATGGACTGCATCCCTCCTATCCATTTTGGCAATGGTGGACTTTGGAGGCAGATTGCTGTGTGGCTGGTATGCCAACCTCCATGTTACCAAAACCATTCATTTGCTGGCAATGGCGATTACATTGATCAGTACTTCCCTGATGCTCTTGCCACTGGCTAACAATTACCTTTCCTTGGCAATATTCACTGGCTTCTATGGATTCTTCTTTGGTACAACAGTCGCCATTCACATTACAGTGCTAGCAGATGTTGTAGGCATGCCAGAATTTGACAGTGCCCTAGGACTTTTCATGCTAATTCGAAGCACTGGAGGCTTTGTGGGGCCTCCTCTTGCGG GTCTGATTGTGGACATGGCTGGAGATTACAGAGCAGGCTTCTACATGGCAGGAGCCATTCTTGTCCTATCAGctggatttttaattattttagatCGACtccaacagagaaaaataagaggaaGCAAGATTAGAACTAAACCAGAACAGTCAACATTACCCTACCCTTCTCTCCATATCCTGAAACATCAAACCAGAAGGTATGGAGAGCACAGTGTAGTGGTGTGA